In Carya illinoinensis cultivar Pawnee chromosome 9, C.illinoinensisPawnee_v1, whole genome shotgun sequence, the following are encoded in one genomic region:
- the LOC122276848 gene encoding cation/H(+) antiporter 15-like produces the protein MADLSLLFYVFLTGLEMDASAFLRVGKKIMGIAVTGILIPMGIGIGLFFLLQKHAHNPAITEGCMFWAVALSITGFPVLTRILADLKLLHSDIGRIAMSVAMLNDMYAWVFIAVLVPVGVNLKTATFSIIAVIFFTLICFYVVRPTIERIIRHQYCSDKEHYNEYYPCFMLIGAMICGCITDAIGAHSIVGAFVFGLIIPKGDMVEELLDRLDCFVPGIMLPIFFASCGMRIDFTKIADSSSWFLVLLVICFACMAKILSSLIACFFFDMRLRDGVALGLLMNTKGILSLIILNVGWDEKILNDQYYVVMVVAILVMTSVVSPIMSAVYRPKSKGYIYGLRTVQRSKLDTELRVLSCVHTTRNVSGIISLLEVSHPTRLSPMTVFALHLVELTGRSSAMLIVHSTRRSAAHNPSRAQADSNLIINAFEAFENDNHLVTVQPLTAMSPYGTMHEDICSLAEDKRVALILLPFHKHLTVDGRMEDENADYRAINLNVLANAPCSVGLFVDRGLAGAVRACGPNDIVMCHFAMLFIGGPDDREALAYACRMVGDPRISLTVVRFLPGKEVVEMESAKNIIEVEEMLSDKQNNKRQNEIDENYINEFRLNTVDNESVRYIEKMVDNGEETVSAISAMDNSYDLYIVGKGTGTTSPLTLGLSEWSENPELGAIGDVLVSSSFALNSSVLVVQKYGSGDHKNEGRSPSFGVRRGEHFSSTIRQRVIGGFRSWQSSKMVLSDNDWPLGNG, from the exons ATGGCAGACTTGAGCCTTCTTTTCTATGTATTCCTCACCGGTTTAGAAATGGACGCTTCCGCATTCTTGCgagtgggaaaaaaaataatgggtATCGCTGTGACAGGAATTCTAATCCCGATGGGGATAGGAATAGGCTTGTTTTTCCTACTGCAAAAGCACGCACACAATCCCGCAATAACCGAGGGTTGCATGTTCTGGGCAGTCGCACTCAGCATCACTGGCTTCCCCGTGCTCACACGAATTCTGGCAGACCTCAAGCTCCTACACTCAGATATAGGGAGAATCGCCATGTCTGTGGCAATGCTCAACGACATGTATGCTTGGGTTTTTATTGCAGTCTTGGTACCAGTAGGAGTCAACCTCAAAACCGCTACGTTCTCGATAATTGCCGTAATTTTCTTCACATTAATATGCTTTTACGTGGTCCGTCCTACCATTGAAAGGATAATTCGCCACCAGTACTGTTCAGACAAGGAACACTACAATGAGTACTATCCATGTTTTATGCTCATCGGGGCAATGATCTGCGGATGCATCACCGATGCAATTGGTGCACACTCTATTGTGGGAGCTTTTGTGTTTGGGCTTATCATTCCAAAAGGCGATATGGTGGAAGAGCTTTTAGATAGGCTAGATTGTTTTGTTCCGGGGATAATGTTGCCGATTTTCTTTGCGAGTTGTGGGATGAGAATTGATTTCACTAAGATTGCAGATAGCTCATCATGGTTCTTGGTGCTTCTTGTGATATGCTTCGCTTGCATGGCTAAGATTTTGAGCTCTCTGATTGCTTGCTTTTTCTTTGATATGCGACTTCGAGATGGTGTGGCTCTTGGATTACTTATGAACACCAAAGGCATATTGTCCCTCATTATCCTTAATGTTGGGTGGGACGAAAAG ATTTTGAACGACCAATACTATGTCGTGATGGTGGTTGCTATCCTAGTAATGACGAGTGTCGTGTCGCCAATCATGTCTGCCGTCTATAGGCCCAAATCAAAGGGTTATATTTATGGGCTCAGAACTGTACAGAGATCAAAGCTTGACACGGAACTCCGAGTCCTCTCTTGTGTCCATACAACGCGAAATGTATCGGGTATAATCAGCCTCCTTGAAGTCTCCCATCCCACCAGACTATCTCCTATGACCGTCTTCGCCCTTCACCTCGTCGAGCTCACAGGCCGCTCCTCCGCCATGCTTATTGTCCATTCAACGCGCAGATCCGCTGCCCACAACCCCAGTCGCGCCCAGGCCGACTCTAACCTCATCATCAATGCCTTTGAAGCGTTTGAGAATGACAACCACCTGGTCACCGTCCAACCGCTCACCGCCATGTCACCGTATGGTACAATGCACGAAGATATTTGTAGCTTGGCCGAGGATAAGCGGGTTGCGTTGATTCTCCTCCCGTTTCACAAGCACCTCACAGTTGATGGGCGAATGGAGGACGAGAATGCCGATTATAGAGCCATAAATCTAAACGTTTTGGCTAATGCACCGTGTTCCGTGGGACTCTTTGTCGATCGTGGATTAGCGGGAGCTGTGCGTGCTTGTGGGCCTAATGATATTGTTATGTGCCACTTTGCCATGCTCTTCATTGGTGGCCCTGACGACCGCGAGGCACTAGCTTATGCATGTAGAATGGTGGGGGACCCCCGAATAAGCCTGACAGTGGTGCGGTTCCTTCCAGGCAAGGAGGTTGTGGAAATGGAGTCGGCAAAAAATATCATTGAAGTTGAGGAGATGCTATCGGATAAGCAAAATAACAAGAGACAAAACGAGATTGACGAGAACTATATAAATGAGTTTAGGCTCAATACGGTAGACAACGAATCAGTAAGGTATATAGAAAAAATGGTGGACAATGGGGAGGAGACGGTGTCAGCCATAAGTGCAATGGATAATagttatgatttatatatagtgGGAAAAGGGACAGGAACGACGTCACCGCTAACGTTGGGGCTATCAGAATGGAGCGAGAATCCGGAGCTAGGGGCAATAGGGGATGTATTAGTGTCTTCGAGCTTTGCCTTAAATTCCTCTGTTCTAGTGGTGCAGAAGTATGGTTCTGGGGATCATAAAAATGAAGGCAGATCGCCCTCGTTCGGTGTACGTAGGGGCGAGCATTTTAGTAGTACTATTCGGCAACGTGTGATTGGTGGTTTCAGGTCTTGGCAAAGCTCAAAGATGGTGTTATCTGATAACGACTGGCCACTTGGGAATggctaa